The Lonchura striata isolate bLonStr1 chromosome Z, bLonStr1.mat, whole genome shotgun sequence genome window below encodes:
- the LOC110482531 gene encoding ketosamine-3-kinase translates to MEDALREALGTTVLRPTGHTAAGCISQGRSYDTDHGRVFVKCNSQLEARRMFEGEMASLEAILKTGTIKVPKPIKVIDLPDCSTAFVMQHLEMKDVSRHSSQLGTQLADLHLYNQKLGEKLKKERRIVGKGQGQTEIQFVDQFGFHTVTCCGYLPQVNDWHSDWVSFFARQRIQPQMDMIEKESGDREARELWAQLQLKIPSFFCHMNIVPALLHGDLWGGNVAEDDSGPIIFDPASFYGHSEYELAIAGMFSGFTGSFYSAYHSKIPRAAGFEKRLKLYQLFHYMNHWNHFGSGYRRSSLNIMRSLVQ, encoded by the exons ATGGAGGACGCGCTGCGGGAGGCGCTGGGCACGACGGTGCTGCGGCCGACCGGGCACACGGCGGCCGGCTGCATCAGCCAGGGCCGGAGCTACGACACGGACCACGGCCGGGTGTTCGTGAAGTGCAACTCTCAGCTGGAg GCCAGAAGAATGTTTGAGGGAGAAATGGCAAGTCTGGAAGCCATCCTGAAGACAGGGACGATAAAAGTGCCTAAACCCATCAAAGTCATAGACCTGCCTGACTGCAGTACTGCGTTTGTGATGCAACATTTGGAAATGAAGGATGTGAGCAG ACACTCATCACAGCTTGGAACTCAGCTGGCTGATCTTCACCTTTATAACCAGAAACTTGGAGagaaactgaagaaagaaaGGCGCATAGTTG GTAAAGGTCAAGGGCAAACGGAAATCCAGTTTGTGGATCAGTTTGGCTTTCATACAGTTACCTGCTGTGGCTATCTTCCACAG GTGAACGACTGGCACAGTGACTGGGTGAGTTTCTTTGCTAGACAGAGGATCCAGCCCCAGATGGACATGATTGAAAAGGAATCAGGTGACAGAGAAGCAAGAGAACTTTGGGCACAGCTTCAG CTGAAGATACCCAGTTTTTTCTGTCATATGAATATTGTTCCTGCTCTCCTGCATGGGGATCTCTGGGGCGGAAATGTAGCTGAGGATGATTCTGGTCCAATTATTTTCGATCCGGCTTCTTTCTACGGCCATTCAGAGTACGAGCTCGCAATAGCTGGGATGTTTAGTGGCTTCACTGGTTCTTTTTATTCTGCTTATCACAGTAAaatccccagagctgcagggttTGAGAAACGCCTGAAGCTTTATCAGCTGTTCCACTATATGAACCACTGGAACCATTTTGGATCAGGGTACAGAAGGTCTTCTTTAAACATTATGAGAAGCCTTGTACAGTAA